A region of Phormidium ambiguum IAM M-71 DNA encodes the following proteins:
- a CDS encoding nitrate ABC transporter ATP-binding protein (This model describes the ATP binding subunits of ATP-binding cassette (ABC) transporters for nitrate transport, or for bicarbonate transport, in bacteria and archaea.): MQTSNNAKLQLKETINREPFLAIDRVSKVYPTPNGLYPVLEDVNLTINEGEFVCLIGHSGCGKSTLLNMVSGFNTPSEGEVRLRGNLITKPGPDRMMVFQNYALLPWKTAYENVYLAVKTAFPNKSKAEKQAIVEEHLAMVGLTEAAQKRPHQLSGGMKQRVAIARALAIRPEILILDEPFGALDAITKEELQEELLSIWRDHRTTVLMITHDIDEALFLADRLVMMTNGPAANIGEVMDIPFSRPRDRAQIMEDPQYYELRNYALDFLFRRFAHVE, encoded by the coding sequence ATGCAAACTAGCAACAACGCCAAACTTCAACTCAAAGAAACAATTAATCGTGAACCTTTTTTGGCGATCGATCGCGTTTCCAAAGTTTACCCTACTCCTAATGGCTTATATCCAGTTTTAGAAGATGTTAATTTAACCATCAATGAAGGAGAATTTGTTTGCTTGATCGGTCACTCCGGTTGCGGCAAATCAACTTTATTAAACATGGTTTCTGGTTTTAATACACCCAGCGAAGGCGAAGTTAGGCTGCGGGGAAATTTAATTACAAAACCTGGCCCTGACAGGATGATGGTGTTCCAAAATTACGCCCTTCTCCCTTGGAAAACTGCTTATGAAAATGTTTATTTGGCAGTAAAAACAGCTTTTCCTAACAAATCTAAAGCGGAAAAACAGGCGATTGTTGAAGAACATTTGGCAATGGTGGGATTAACCGAAGCTGCCCAAAAACGCCCCCATCAATTATCAGGAGGAATGAAGCAAAGAGTTGCGATCGCCCGCGCATTAGCAATCCGTCCTGAAATCTTAATTTTAGACGAACCATTTGGTGCTTTGGATGCAATTACTAAAGAAGAATTGCAAGAAGAATTATTGAGTATCTGGCGCGATCATCGGACTACAGTGTTGATGATTACCCATGATATTGATGAGGCATTGTTCCTTGCCGATCGCCTAGTCATGATGACAAATGGCCCCGCCGCCAACATTGGCGAAGTCATGGATATTCCTTTTTCTCGCCCACGCGATCGCGCCCAAATCATGGAAGATCCCCAATATTACGAATTGCGGAACTACGCCCTAGACTTCCTGTTCCGCCGTTTTGCCCACGTTGAGTAG
- a CDS encoding nitrate ABC transporter ATP-binding protein (This model describes the ATP binding subunits of ATP-binding cassette (ABC) transporters for nitrate transport, or for bicarbonate transport, in bacteria and archaea.) has product MSVFLQVDHIDRVFSLPNGGSYIALKNIELKIKQGEFVSLIGHSGCGKSTLLNMIAGLDRPTKGGIILEGREVTKPGPDRMVVFQNYSLLPWLTVRQNIALAVNKVFKDRSLVERKEIIQHHIDLVGLKNAADKRPGELSGGMKQRVAIARALAIRPKLLLLDEPFGALDALTRGGLQEQLMQICEESKVTCVMVTHDVDEALLLSDRIVMLTNGPESHIGQILEVPIPRPRHRLEVVNHPNYYAMRNEMIYFLNQQKRDKKRKAKQPEKAATPASGKAFISSKGLEKTTLEIGFIPLTDCAPLVVAQEKGFFKKHGIEEVKLVREPSWKAIAEGVATRRLDAAQMVAGMPLAMTLGMGSNTSEISQAGVPIVTALILSRNGNAITLNRSFYEQGVRTLADLKAAITATPQKSHVMGMVHNASMHNLILRYWLASGGIDPDLDMTLAVIPPPQMVANLKAGNIDGYCVGEPWNSRAVYEKLGYVIATDLDIWAGHPEKVLGMREDWVNQHPNTHIALVKALLEACEYCDDRRNRQEILELICRPQYVGTSPEYTRPGFLSAYNKGTDEPAQLLPRFNQFHFDNTNCPGRVEGLWILTQLARWGITPFPKNWVEILERVRRVDLYGEAARQVGFPDIEPDRQSFELFDRMVFNPDDPIGYLQRLTIHREIRIQEIIIDDPRSEAA; this is encoded by the coding sequence ATGTCAGTATTCCTGCAAGTAGATCACATCGATCGCGTTTTTTCCTTACCTAATGGCGGTAGCTATATTGCCCTGAAAAATATTGAATTAAAAATTAAACAGGGCGAATTTGTTTCCTTAATTGGACATTCTGGTTGTGGTAAATCTACCCTGTTAAATATGATTGCAGGTTTAGATCGACCCACAAAAGGCGGGATCATTTTGGAAGGGCGAGAAGTTACCAAACCAGGGCCCGATCGCATGGTAGTATTTCAAAATTATTCCTTACTACCTTGGCTAACAGTTCGGCAAAATATTGCCCTGGCAGTCAACAAAGTTTTTAAAGATCGATCGCTAGTTGAACGCAAAGAAATTATTCAACATCACATAGATCTAGTAGGTTTAAAAAATGCCGCCGATAAACGTCCAGGGGAATTATCTGGCGGGATGAAACAAAGAGTGGCGATCGCCCGCGCTTTAGCAATTCGCCCGAAATTACTATTATTAGATGAACCTTTTGGCGCATTAGACGCTTTAACTAGAGGTGGCTTGCAAGAACAGTTAATGCAAATTTGCGAAGAAAGCAAAGTCACCTGCGTAATGGTAACGCATGATGTGGATGAAGCGTTATTATTATCCGATCGCATTGTCATGTTAACTAATGGGCCAGAATCCCACATTGGTCAAATTTTAGAAGTTCCAATTCCTCGTCCTCGTCATCGTTTAGAAGTAGTAAATCATCCCAATTACTACGCGATGCGGAACGAAATGATTTACTTCTTAAATCAACAAAAACGGGACAAAAAACGCAAAGCGAAACAACCAGAAAAAGCCGCAACTCCCGCTTCCGGCAAAGCCTTTATTTCTAGTAAAGGTTTAGAAAAAACTACCCTCGAAATTGGCTTTATCCCTTTAACAGATTGTGCGCCATTAGTAGTTGCCCAAGAAAAAGGTTTCTTCAAAAAACACGGAATTGAAGAAGTTAAATTAGTTAGAGAACCGAGTTGGAAAGCGATCGCAGAAGGTGTAGCAACTCGGCGCTTAGATGCAGCCCAAATGGTTGCCGGAATGCCTTTGGCGATGACTTTAGGCATGGGTTCTAACACATCAGAAATTAGCCAAGCTGGAGTACCAATTGTTACGGCTTTAATTCTTAGCCGCAATGGTAATGCGATTACTTTAAACAGAAGTTTCTATGAACAAGGAGTCAGAACTTTAGCGGATTTAAAAGCAGCTATTACCGCAACTCCGCAGAAAAGTCATGTCATGGGAATGGTACATAACGCTTCCATGCACAACTTAATTCTGCGTTATTGGCTAGCTTCTGGCGGTATCGATCCCGATTTGGATATGACTTTAGCAGTCATTCCCCCGCCGCAAATGGTGGCTAACTTAAAAGCCGGAAATATTGATGGTTATTGTGTTGGTGAACCTTGGAATTCTCGCGCAGTTTACGAAAAATTAGGATATGTAATTGCCACAGATTTAGACATTTGGGCAGGACATCCAGAGAAAGTTTTAGGAATGCGTGAAGACTGGGTAAATCAACATCCCAATACTCACATTGCTTTAGTAAAAGCCTTGTTAGAAGCTTGTGAATATTGTGACGATCGCCGCAATCGCCAAGAAATTTTAGAGTTAATTTGTCGTCCGCAATATGTAGGTACTTCACCAGAATATACGCGCCCAGGATTCTTAAGTGCTTACAACAAAGGGACAGATGAACCAGCGCAACTTTTGCCTAGATTTAATCAATTTCACTTCGATAATACTAACTGTCCGGGAAGAGTTGAAGGGCTATGGATTCTCACTCAATTAGCACGTTGGGGTATCACTCCTTTTCCGAAAAATTGGGTTGAAATTTTGGAAAGAGTTCGTCGAGTTGATTTATATGGTGAAGCAGCGCGTCAAGTAGGATTTCCAGATATTGAACCCGATCGCCAAAGTTTTGAATTGTTCGATCGCATGGTATTTAATCCTGACGATCCGATCGGCTATTTACAACGTTTGACCATTCACCGAGAAATTCGCATTCAAGAAATTATCATTGACGATCCGAGATCGGAAGCAGCTTAA